From the Hominilimicola fabiformis genome, one window contains:
- a CDS encoding DUF5697 family protein: MYLNLYQKYILELLAEYDGLLVRQLEALVKHFKEPHLYNINGYLEQLRRFDKIEIVPYRGEDTVILPYGRINEYMVTAFDIMLQFLDYLKDFERGDNTVLLRFYITADEKNEQEINIVPVEIGREDIIVQYVNGYAVNISDSADKISHPPSWIFVIQDKKQMSRITPDTDCSFVLAADSKVVFYER, from the coding sequence GTGTATCTTAATCTTTACCAGAAGTACATACTTGAATTACTCGCAGAATATGACGGATTGCTTGTGCGTCAGCTTGAAGCATTGGTGAAACATTTCAAGGAGCCGCATTTGTATAACATAAACGGATACCTTGAACAATTACGGAGGTTTGACAAGATAGAAATTGTCCCGTACAGGGGCGAGGATACGGTGATATTACCATACGGAAGGATAAACGAGTATATGGTAACGGCGTTTGATATAATGCTTCAGTTCTTGGACTACCTCAAAGATTTTGAAAGGGGCGATAATACTGTATTGCTTCGGTTTTACATAACTGCTGACGAAAAGAATGAGCAGGAGATAAATATTGTGCCTGTTGAAATCGGCAGAGAGGATATAATTGTACAGTATGTGAACGGATATGCAGTAAATATATCGGATAGCGCTGATAAAATATCACATCCTCCGTCTTGGATATTCGTGATACAGGATAAAAAGCAAATGAGCAGGATAACTCCTGATACTGATTGCTCTTTTGTGCTTGCGGCGGATAGTAAAGTAGTATTCTACGAGCGATAA
- a CDS encoding replication initiator protein A, protein MTVYKINDLIQCDFYRIPKAFYSNPKYIEMSSAAKLAYARLYDRLSLSQKNGWINANGEVYLNFKRKKLAEALGVGNKKATDIFKELVEKGLIMDVRVGQGKPNRIYIVKPEVSEHQARNFVDEENARCAEMTALESDEVGDTEEMLECDTQKQQVKKRQNDISRSTEMTGQEASKAHPNNTNSNKTDINHIDNSQSVITDRQLFNKILAQCQLECFDKDIRRIFYDAVERLFYCRELKIGTSVLPGENVRSRLCELDYSVLESALHKMHKNMRDTKNPTGYVMSVIFNCLTEDFTETHLDPYLNHFRGGGD, encoded by the coding sequence ATGACTGTGTATAAAATAAATGATTTAATACAATGTGATTTTTACAGAATACCGAAGGCTTTTTATTCAAACCCTAAATATATAGAGATGTCCTCTGCGGCAAAATTGGCATATGCAAGACTATATGATAGGTTATCATTATCTCAGAAAAATGGCTGGATAAATGCAAATGGAGAGGTATACTTAAATTTTAAAAGAAAAAAATTAGCTGAGGCATTAGGTGTTGGCAATAAAAAAGCAACGGATATCTTTAAGGAATTAGTGGAAAAGGGATTGATTATGGATGTTCGTGTGGGACAAGGTAAACCGAATCGGATATATATTGTTAAACCGGAAGTGTCTGAACATCAGGCGCGGAATTTTGTAGATGAAGAAAATGCCAGATGCGCAGAAATGACAGCTCTGGAATCGGATGAAGTTGGGGATACAGAAGAAATGTTAGAATGTGATACGCAAAAACAACAGGTCAAGAAGCGTCAAAATGACATCTCAAGAAGTACCGAAATGACAGGTCAAGAAGCGTCAAAAGCGCACCCTAATAATACTAATAGTAACAAGACTGATATTAACCATATTGATAATAGTCAGTCAGTAATAACGGACAGGCAATTATTTAACAAGATATTAGCGCAGTGTCAGCTTGAATGCTTTGACAAGGATATACGGCGAATATTTTATGATGCTGTGGAGCGTCTGTTCTACTGCCGTGAATTAAAAATTGGCACAAGCGTATTACCGGGCGAAAATGTCCGAAGCAGGTTATGCGAGCTTGACTATTCGGTTTTGGAGAGCGCATTGCATAAAATGCACAAGAACATGAGAGACACTAAAAATCCCACGGGTTATGTTATGAGCGTTATATTTAACTGCTTGACTGAGGACTTTACCGAAACTCATCTTGACCCATATCTAAATCATTTCAGAGGAGGAGGCGATTAA
- a CDS encoding VirD4-like conjugal transfer protein, CD1115 family, translating to MKKLIKLIKTLYNENVRHFVYKIKEHWIIYSVMALTGLYLYGMVVASFRGALYNFMTNTDGKMFTLNPIKCIGAVFTPQGLGIAFFILIMYLLIKQNWLQYITGVKIKKDERNFYTVNEGTHGTSGWMDRKDMKKTFLIGTADSVEGAILGKLARRGFYEYLGLNADNGLNKHIMIYGASGSGKSRGFIKPFILKTAKLMQSMIIVDPKAEMAEQMAEYLKEEGYVVKMFNLLDMENSDAWNCLGEIDGDIDMVQSVAEVIIRNTSEEGQKADFWDKAEKNLLVALIHYVYTLKDPVTGELLPIQKRSLDTIYNMLSHDGQKELDAKMQRLPLDHPARAPYGIFKQAAGNLWGNIFIGLGSRLNVFQNKLVKKITSYHEIDLELPGKRPCAYFCIISDQDSSLEFLSSLFFSLLFKKLSDYARKHGDERGRLPVEVNMVLEEFCNIGRLLDFKKTISTVRSRGINCQIAAQSAAQMADRYPVNEWQEIVGNCDTQIMLGCNDQMTSEFISKKCGNITIRTTSSMAPQTPLFSPITRQVNGYKQNTSNATRPLMYPDEIEHMDNRECLILVRGQKPLKAMKIIPDELSEFHKLKRTRITEYVPKWRYDEEHSMSDTDNISYEDEFTDIDDVEESPFDLAKVEIITASAKPNTKRQINAFDDSVEEEDFDPRPLTAQSMIDKFKRGK from the coding sequence ATGAAAAAGCTTATAAAACTTATAAAGACGCTGTACAATGAGAATGTACGGCATTTTGTATATAAAATAAAAGAGCATTGGATTATATATTCCGTAATGGCTTTAACGGGACTGTATCTATATGGTATGGTAGTTGCGTCATTCAGAGGCGCATTGTATAACTTTATGACAAATACGGATGGAAAGATGTTTACGCTAAATCCTATTAAATGTATTGGCGCAGTATTCACTCCGCAGGGGTTAGGTATAGCTTTTTTTATCCTCATAATGTATTTGCTTATAAAACAGAATTGGTTACAGTACATAACGGGTGTTAAGATAAAAAAAGACGAGCGTAATTTCTATACGGTTAATGAGGGTACACACGGTACTTCGGGCTGGATGGATAGAAAAGATATGAAGAAAACTTTTCTGATAGGCACGGCTGATTCTGTGGAGGGAGCAATACTCGGTAAGCTTGCAAGACGCGGATTTTATGAATATCTTGGCTTAAATGCTGATAATGGCTTGAATAAACACATAATGATATACGGTGCGTCCGGCTCGGGTAAGTCAAGGGGGTTTATAAAGCCGTTTATATTAAAGACAGCAAAGCTAATGCAAAGTATGATAATAGTTGACCCAAAAGCGGAAATGGCTGAACAGATGGCTGAATATTTAAAAGAAGAAGGCTATGTTGTAAAGATGTTTAACCTTTTGGATATGGAAAATTCGGACGCATGGAACTGTCTCGGCGAAATAGACGGTGATATTGATATGGTGCAGTCGGTTGCGGAGGTTATAATCCGCAACACCTCTGAGGAGGGACAAAAAGCTGATTTCTGGGATAAAGCGGAAAAGAATTTACTTGTTGCCCTTATCCATTACGTTTATACATTGAAAGACCCTGTAACGGGCGAGCTTCTTCCTATACAAAAGCGTTCGCTTGATACCATATATAATATGCTATCGCATGACGGACAAAAGGAACTTGACGCAAAAATGCAGCGTTTACCGCTTGACCACCCTGCACGCGCACCCTACGGAATATTTAAACAGGCTGCGGGCAATCTTTGGGGAAATATTTTTATCGGTTTAGGTTCGAGATTAAATGTATTTCAAAACAAATTAGTTAAGAAAATAACGAGCTACCACGAAATAGACCTTGAATTGCCGGGCAAACGACCATGCGCCTATTTCTGTATAATATCAGACCAAGACAGCAGTTTGGAATTTTTAAGCTCGCTGTTTTTTTCATTGCTGTTTAAGAAATTATCAGACTATGCCCGAAAACACGGTGATGAGCGCGGACGCTTGCCTGTTGAGGTTAATATGGTATTAGAAGAGTTTTGTAATATAGGTAGATTGCTTGATTTTAAAAAAACTATATCAACAGTTCGTTCACGAGGTATCAACTGTCAGATTGCCGCTCAGAGCGCAGCGCAGATGGCAGACCGATACCCTGTAAACGAATGGCAGGAGATAGTCGGCAACTGTGACACACAGATTATGCTCGGCTGTAACGACCAGATGACAAGTGAGTTTATCTCAAAGAAATGCGGTAATATTACGATACGGACAACAAGCTCAATGGCGCCGCAGACACCGCTGTTTTCGCCTATAACAAGGCAGGTTAACGGGTACAAGCAAAACACGTCAAATGCTACACGTCCGCTGATGTATCCCGATGAAATAGAACACATGGATAACCGTGAGTGTCTTATTCTTGTTAGAGGTCAGAAACCGCTGAAGGCTATGAAAATAATACCCGATGAATTAAGTGAGTTCCATAAGCTGAAGCGGACAAGAATAACGGAGTATGTTCCTAAATGGCGGTATGATGAAGAACACAGTATGAGTGATACGGACAATATTTCGTATGAGGATGAATTTACAGATATAGATGATGTTGAAGAAAGCCCGTTTGATTTGGCGAAAGTAGAGATAATTACAGCATCAGCGAAACCGAATACAAAGCGGCAAATAAATGCTTTTGATGATAGCGTTGAAGAGGAGGATTTCGACCCAAGACCTCTTACGGCGCAAAGTATGATTGATAAGTTTAAGAGAGGAAAGTGA